A DNA window from Dunckerocampus dactyliophorus isolate RoL2022-P2 chromosome 17, RoL_Ddac_1.1, whole genome shotgun sequence contains the following coding sequences:
- the psmb7 gene encoding proteasome subunit beta type-7 has translation MAALTASRPTLGGFSFDNCKRNAFLDHKAQELGCTLPAPRKTGTTICGVVFKGGIILGADTRATEGMVVADKNCSKIHYISPNIYCCGAGTAADTEVTTQMISSNLELHALSTGRLPRVATANRMFKQMLFRYQGYIGAALVLGGVDCNGPHLYSIYPHGSTDKLPYVTMGSGSLAAMAVFEDRYKPDMEEEDAKKLVRDAIAAGIFNDLGSGSNIDLCVITKDKVDYIRPHDQANKKGTRSGNYTYKRGTTGVLTKQVTPLTLDVMEESVQTMDTS, from the exons AAATGCATTTCTTGACCACAAAGCACAGGAATTGGGCTGTACTTTGCCAGCTCCTCGTAAAACTGGAACTACTATCTGCGGTGTTGTTTTTAAG GGTGGGATCATCCTGGGTGCTGACACCAGAGCCACTGAGGGCATGGTAGTGGCTGACAAGAACTGCTCCAAGATACACTACATCTCACCCAACATTTA tTGTTGTGGAGCAGGAACGGCTGCCGACACGGAAGTGACCACGCAGATGATCTCCTCCAATCTGGAACTGCACGCCCTTTCCACAGGCAGACTGCCGCGTGTGGCCACTGCCAACCGCATGTTCAAGCAAATGCTCTTCAG GTATCAGGGTTACATTGGGGCTGCTCTTGTCCTTGGTGGAGTGGACTGTAACGGTCCTCATCTTTACAGCATCTACCCTCATGGCTCCACTGACAAGCTTCCTTATGTCACCATGG GATCTGGATCCCTGGCTGCCATGGCCGTGTTTGAAGACAGATACAAGCCCGACATGGAG GAGGAGGACGCCAAGAAGCTTGTGCGGGACGCCATTGCTGCAGGAATCTTCAACGATCTGGGTTCTGGCAGCAACATAGATCTGTGTGTGATCACTAAGGATAAGGTGGACTACATCCGGCCCCATGATCAGGCCAACAAGAAGGGCACCAG AAGTGGGAACTACACGTACAAACGAGGAACCACAGGTGTGTTGACCAAGCAGGTGACCCCATTGACCTTGGATGTGATGGAGGAAAGTGTACAAACCATGGATACTTCCTAA
- the cdk9 gene encoding cyclin-dependent kinase 9, whose translation MQRDKTNNSGGAEKPDREAAIMSKYYDGVEFPFCDEFSKYEKLAKIGQGTFGEVFKAKHRQTGKKVALKKVLMENEKEGFPITALREIKILQLLKHENVVNLIEICRTKATQYNRYKGSIYLVFDFCEHDLAGLLSNTNVKFTLAEIKKVMQMLLNGLYYIHRNKILHRDMKAANVLITRDGVLKLADFGLARAFSLAKNSQGNRYTNRVVTLWYRPPELLLGERDYGPPIDLWGAGCIMAEMWTRSPIMQGNTEQHQLTLISQLCGSITAEMWPGVDKKYELYQKMELPKGQKRKVKDRLKAYVKDHYALDLIDKLLVLDPAQRTDSDDALNHDFFWSDPMPSDLKSMLSTHNTSMFEYLAPPRRRGHMPQQQPNQNRNPATTSQTEFDRVF comes from the exons ATGCAGCGAGATAAAACAAATAACTCTGGCGGGGCTGAAAA GCCTGACCGAGAGGCTGCCATCATGTCCAAATACTACGATGGAGTCGAATTCCCTTTTTGCGACGAGTTCTCTAAATATGAAAAACTAGCAAAAATAGGACAAGGGACATTTGG GGAGGTGTTCAAAGCAAAACACAGACAGACTGGGAAGAAGGTCGCACTGAAGAAGGTTttaatggaaaatgaaaaggaAGGG TTCCCAATCACTGCTCTCAGAGAAATAAAGATCCTACAGCTGCTCAAGCACGAGAATGTGGTGAATCTGATTGAGATCTGCAGAACCAAAG CCACTCAGTATAATCGATACAAAGGCAGCATCTACCTGGTGTTTGACTTCTGTGAGCATGACCTGGCCGGGCTGCTCAGCAACACAAATGTGAAGTTCACCCTGGCGGAGATCAAGAAGGTCATGCAAATGCTGCTCAATGGCTTGTACTACATTCACCGGAACAAG ATCCTTCACAGAGACATGAAGGCAGCCAACGTGCTCATCACCAGAGACGGCGTCCTTAAACTGGCTGACTTTGGTTTGGCGCGCGCTTTCAGCCTGGCCAAAAACAGCCAGGGAAACCGCTACACCAACCGTGTGGTCACACTGTGGTACAGACCTCCTGAGCTGCTGCTCG GTGAGCGAGACTACGGCCCTCCTATCGACTTGTGGGGCGCAGGCTGCATCATGGCTGAAATGTGGACAAGAAGTCCCATCATGCAAGGGAACACAGAGCAGCACCAGCTAACTCTCATTAGCCAGCTTTGTGGCTCCATCACTGCTGAG ATGTGGCCAGGGGTGGATAAAAAGTATGAGCTGTACCAGAAAATGGAGTTGCCCAAAGGCCAAAAGAGGAAAGTGAAGGATCGTCTCAAAGCTTACGTCAAAGACCACTACGCTCTGGACCTGATCGACAAGCTGTTGGTCCTGGACCCCGCCCAGCGTACAGATAGTGATGACGCTCTCAACCATGATTTCTTCTGGTCTGATCCGATGCCATCTGACCTGAAGAGCATGTTGTCCACGCACAACACGTCCATGTTTGAATATCTGGCCCCTCCCCGGCGGAGAGGTCACATGCCCCAACAGCAGCCCAACCAGAACAGAAACCCCGCCACCACCAGTCAGACTGAGTTCGATCGAGTCTTTTAA